The genomic segment GACATCAAATGAAGCTATATATGGGTCAAAGAAATCAATGGAATTGCAACAAAAGACCATGCCTTAAAAAATAGGACTGAAGACATGGCACTTGGTTTACTGATTTGAAACTAGATTTCGTCATAGCAGTACGCTTCATATACTGCTGGAGCAAAGAACTAGTTTCGATCAAATTTTGTGAGGAGGAACTAGGGATGAGCCACGACACTACCGTAAAGTGGTGTAATTACATGAGGGAGGTGTGCGCGGCTTCTTTGGAAAGAGAGAATTCTGGGAAGATTGGAGGAGAAGGAAGGATAGTGGAGGTGGATGAATCCTTGTTTACAGAAGGAAGAACCATGCAGGGAGAGTTCTACCACGGATATGGATTCTTGGAGGTATTTGCAGAGAAACGGGGGAATCTTTCTTAAAGACCGTTCCAGACCGTGGGGTGCAAACCCtcatgaaaataattaaggATAATGTGGCTGAGGGAAGCACAATTTACACAGATAGCTGGAAGTCTTACAGAACAAGTGAACTCGAAGCTCAGGGATTCACTCACTTCAAAGTGAATCACAAATACCACTTTGTGGATCCTGAGTCTGGAGCTCACACCCAGACTATTGAAAGGATGTGGGGGAGCGCCAAATGGAGGAACAAGAAGCAGAGAGGTACTTCTAGAAATATGCTAGACAGTTACCTCGCTGAATTCATGTGGAGGCAGAGAAATAAGGAAGAGAATCCATTCCTCCAAATCTTACGTGATATAGCGACCTTCTGGCCGCCGGAAGAAAACACGTAAAATAAAGGagaaaattaatgaaatttaataatttttttttttatttatatgtaaaagAATCTCCccttttcaaaaaaaaaataaaatttttaattttttaacgtTTTCGTACTCATTTTgttgaataaaatttgtcCCTACCGAAACTGAAAAGTaccaaatttttataattcttttataatttacaaaTCACATTAAACATTCATattaatacatatttatatacatttactaccattgtaattatttttattattcaacttaatttatcaatcagataataatagataatatgtaaaaaaccatttattttttaattttgtatactttaacagttaaaaatatatttaaaatatgtaaattttaaaaataattattatttctatacTAGAATATTATACTTACTTATGTTTAAAgtttcataaattttatttttataataactttatttgtCTTCATTTATGTTACATTTGTTAAACacaaaagtaaaaaaatagattattGTAGTATAATTGAAacacaaaatttttaatcatacgTTCTATCAAGATGTCATAACTTTTATTGtgttaacaaataatttattatatttttatgttgattataatataaaacttatttatataaatttattatatatattttatattaagtatagtaaataactaataaatgattacatcttttaaaacatttggaactttttatttaaaaacttggaaattttgttaaaattggtttttgttatcatatttatatattgattAAGTATACctcatttaatatataaaatattaaaaaagatacttAAATAATACATAGCTAACATTgagttaataaattttctttctttctaaaatttaaaaatctactttgaattcaaaaaattaaatttttttccagctacatatattttattattttatttttagtctTTTAGGTAAAACATGCAACAACAAAATGAAGTAAATAAtgatgtaaaaattattcttgtAACAGGAGGAATTATTTCTGGAGTTGAAAAAGGAATTATTTCATCATCATTAGGTGTACTTATGAAAGCATCTGGATATCGTGTATCTGCCACTAAAATTGATTCATATATTAATGTTGATGCTGGAACTTTTTCTCCTCTTGAACATGGCGAAGTTTATGTTCTTGATGATGGTTCTGAAGTAGACTTAGATCTTGGTAATTATGAacattttcttaatattcGGCTTCGTTGTGATAACAATATTACAACaggaaaaatatatagacATGTTATTGAAAATGAAAGACGAGGAGATTATCTTGGAAAAACTGTACAAACTGTTCCTCATATAACTGATGCAATTTCAAAATGGATTGAAAGAGTAGCACAAATTCCAGTAGATGGTAGTCAAGATAAACCACATGTTTGTATTGTAGAGTTAGGTGGAACAATTGGTGATATTGAAGGTATGCTTTTTATAGTTgcttttgaaaaatattaaataccAGAGCTTAGAAAGCGATTTCTGAATGTTCATGTATCATTAGTTATTTCTCCAAAAAGTACTGGTGAACCCAAAACAAAACCTATGtaaaatagtattaaaaatcttAGAGCAGCTGGTTTAACTCCAGATCTTATTATATGTCGAAGTGAAAATAAGTTGacagataatttaaaaaacaagaTTTGTCAATTTGGTCTAATTGAttcaaaacaaataattgGTGTTTAcgattgtaaaaatatttatcatgtACCAAGTTTGTTGCAAAAACATGGCATTATTGAACTTATTAAAAAACGTCTATGTTTAGATTCTTCAAATAAACTAGCAAAAACAGTTGGTGTCACAAACATGTTTCAATGGTTTAAATTTGCAAATATTGTTGACACATTTACAGaaactataaatattgttttagtTGGAAAATATGTTCAAATAGAAGATGCATAtgcattaataaataaagccTTAAAACATGCCGCAACACATGCTAAAAGAAATgtcaaaattaattatattcaGTCGCAAGATCTTGAAATTGAAACAGAAgagaagataaaaaaaagtagctTGGGATAAACTTAAAGAATGCCAAAGAATTATTGTACCAGGTGGGTTTGGTAAACGAAGAGTTGAAGGTAAAATTTTAGCATGTCAATATGCACGTGAAAATAAGGTACCATTTCTTAGTGTTTGTCTTGGAATGCAATGTGCGGCTGTTGAATTTGCAAGAAATGTTTTTGGATTTTAAAATGCCAATTCATCAGAATTTGACAAAGATATACCATTTGAAAATCAAGTTGTTATCGATATGCCAGAACATGTTAGAAAAAATGTTGATATGGAAGGAACAATTAGATTaggattaaaaaaaaatttttttttaacaaaagaatgtaaacttcaaaaattatataaatctgtaataattaaagaaaGACATCGTCATAGATATGAAGTAAAGCCAACAATTGTTCCAAAACTTTCAGAAGCTGGTTTATTGTTTGTAGGAATAGGAGTTGATAATTCTAGTAATACTtatattaatcaaaaaaaaactttatcagCAAATAATCTTATTAAAATGACAACATCATCTCATTCAGAAAGTCTCTTACAAacagtaaataaaatttgttctATAAGTAGCGACGATAAATCAAATACTAATGTATGTATGGAAATTTTAGAAATGAGAGACCATCCATATTTTGTTGGATGTCAATATCATCCAGAATATCTTTCTCATCCTATAACTCTATCACCACCATTTTTTGGTTTGTTATTGGCTGCTTCTGGACAAATTGAagaattttttctttaacttaaaatgagtaaaaaaaaattttaaaagtaatattctttaacaaattttttaatctcatataaaatgttttgcaaaactttttttatatagtatattttgtcataaataaatattaaaattaattaaaacatttatatttgaaataattattaaacatatttttttttccaaattgtttaaagttatataataccgtttaaaaatgttacttaaaatttgtttaatttctttatttaataaaactttaaataaaaatgtccaaatcaaaaaattttgacatttttttaaattaattgcCAAATTTTGCTTAAAAAGCATTATCAAAAATGATTTTCAATAGTGTTGTACCTAGtttaatttaagaaaaattttaactttttaaaaatttataatttatttaaaactaacattaataataatttgttgcataaaaaattttaatttttaaattatttacgtacttttatgatataacaaaataagtacataaaaatatattttattaatacgtttttttttatacattaatttatttatactttttattaatataaaaattttatagagtaaaatttataagatatatttttatagaaaatatattttaaaaataataagtttttattGGTGCGCCTCACGTAGGATAGAAGGAATAACaacttaaaaaaacttaactCAAAACTCTTAACTCtctctttttatatttaaaattttcattacaTTTCTCATCTCctattttaatcatttaaaagatttcttttttcataaaaagtCATCACATAACTCTTTTACTatagatataatatttattatattatgaaTGCCTAAAACATTTATTCTAATTAGATAACATATTCGTCAAATAAAtcataacaattttattaaaatataaattaaaagaaaagaaatttatttatttatcttctGTTAACTAATAcctaaattattataatatagatATATCGCTAACAAAAtgcattttaataaatgggaaaaaattaattaattttcagTTTCAACtgaatactttaaaataaaaaatcaagaacgtctaaaaattcttaaaaaatcaaatctTGAAGGATggactaaaaataaatttattaataagcaataaatttttttaaacatatttatattaccGTATTTATATAGCCTTTTTTCTTCTGTTGTTCTTGGATAGACAGAATAGATATGAATGTATGTTGGATAATGATATCTAATGTGTAAATTTCTGCATATTtgtttctaaaaaataattgtttatgtATCAAATGTTATTAACCTACAGTTGATTTCTGATCAATTCTTCCTTTAATAAAACCATTCATTACTTCTAAATATCTGGTACTTGAATAGCTAGCTATAGATTTTTGTTGTAATTCATATAAAAGTTTAGAAGACAAGCAACATTTAGctttacttaaaaaatctCCTTTAATTAAATCTACATATAAATAGCATGGTGGTCTTTTGCCAAAAAATCTAGTACACTTTAATTTAATTCCATTtcctttaaaaattaaatgaccactaataaatagaattaaaaaaaaattttttaataaaatcatgctaacaattatcatttttgtttaatttaattttatatatttataattaaagtatcaaacattaatattaatattaatatttatattattttttttataaaatataaaaactattaaattttttaaatctatttactaaaaattgtaaaaatttactttttttgaatttttacctttgtttaaaaagcttttagcaaaaaaataaatattttatcaatataagtattttaataatatataatatattaattaattttaaaaaaaaatttactaatttatttttttagacttcatacttttaacaatatttaatataattttgaaatttttaaaataaatttaaagctAATAGActcttttttaacttttatttaataccAGAAATAcgttaaaatgaaaaaaatattcacaattctataaaaattatacttcatgaatagtttttaatagagaaatttttaaattagtgATACCATTTAGcatagtaaataaaattgtacttgaaaattatgtatattttttatgacttataaatataattttataatttattttagttaaactataatacatatttctaaataatattaatagtttAATTGGCATACAAACgctgaataaaaatatacaaaatctataaattttttattaacacaTTTAATTAAGGCATAATAAACTCAtacaaaagttttttaaaaattaaactattaatttaatttttttctttttatattaagagcattaaagaaaaaaagtaaaaatttgaatatttataaaaacgtagagattatcattaaaatatatatgaaagATTTCAATTAATTCTTAATACTCTTTATTAccttttaaacaaaatttagaACAAGGTAAGTTAATGTAGAAAAACTTAAACTATCTTCTTGAAAtagtaaataaatgttttgtattttagttagaattatattttctttaacgaaaaaataaaaaagtgtAGCATACTTAAATGATATCAaccaataataatttataaattcaaCGATTATATTTTAACCACGTACAACATATCTTCCAATTTctcaaaattaatttgataacacatatatttaagcataaaaatacttttattaaagaaaaaacaaaaattcaTCTAAAATAACGTACgtacaaaatttataaaaattataattaactttttgaaaagtttaaaacaattttatatattatatagtaaataaaaaatttaaaagtaaaaaaagtttaaaataaaattaagtaaattgataatagattttttaataaagtttatcaaaaaaatttaaaatttatttacttttttttaatttattaaaaaagttagtTAAGAAAGTAAATCACTAATgtgatgttaaaaaaaaattatagatatgttaaatattcgaattttcaaaaataatttttagtacTTACTTGACTCTTAAACTAAACCGATATCAAGCATAAAAAGcagaaaaaaaacttttttttggaatttgaaaCTAAAATTACCCTCAGTTGATAGACcttgaaaaataatgaaatttgaatataatcaaggctatactaaatataaatttcgAGAAGTTACAACACTTCAAAGTTGAAGGCGAAAGtatggaatatttttttctaaaacaagacttctataataaaattaaaaatattaaaattaaaacactTTTTCTAGACCATATTTTTACGAAAAGTCGATTAAAGCTAATCTCATCTTTCTGCGACTTTTAGAACTCTAGATATGACAAAAAATGTGTCTTCAAAAAGTTTCAAGAACGAAGTTCATAACTTGAGTATATGAGCACGTAGAGCTATTAAACTAGATGCGCTGGACATCTCTAAAAATTCTAAGTATAGTCTACGTTAAAAACTTCTAAAAACCTTAAACCGTTTTTGAGATACAATTTCTGGTATTTTTTCGCGCCTTATCTTTTATcgtcattttttatatctcaaaaactattaaagatataaaaaaagtttgaaggtagaccctaCATGAAAACTGAATAGTAGTTAACTCCAGAAAACTGTTCTAATTATCTCAATTTTGAAGAAAGATATAGCagaaggcggaaattttttctaaatattcattgttcttGTCATTATATACCTcgtcttttattatattacttGTTCCCACCTTTActataatataacatatattaCTGAAAATGGTAATATTTGATTCTCcattatatgtatatgtaaaatattagGTCATTTGAAAAGTTTTGAGTCTAAGGCATTagtcattaaaaaataaaaccaaTATATACCCTATCTTAAAGAGAAACTTCTTTTATcactaaataaaaaaacccTAACTGAtatgacaattttttttatcagttattaatatttaaaaccattcgatttttaaatattttctaccatggaaaaatttgaaaaaagccgttaaaaaaaactttgtaACAAAGGGCTTAAAAGCTACAGAAATCTTCAAAAACATGCTAAACGTATCAGGAGAAAATTCTCTTTCTTATGTTACTATTAGGATATGGATATCTAAATTCCATCATGAAAAAACAAGCTTAGAAGATGATCCATTCAGTTTCGCTTTTAAACTGCAACGAccaaaaaaatcattaaaaaagtCCACGAAATGGTAatgaatgataaaaaattattagtcGAAGTGATAGCTGAGAAGATAGAAATTTCTGTggaaaaaaatactatataataaataaagaattaaagatgaaaataatttctgCAATATGGATGCCGCATTCACTAAAAATCGATAAAAAAAGCACCAGATATCAAATTTCAAAGAACTTTTTGGAGCTTTTTTTGAAAGATAAAAGGGATTtcataagaaaatttataattaaggATAAAATGTGGATTCTCTACAACAATCCTGATTCAAAAAAACAGTCAAAAGAATAG from the Strongyloides ratti genome assembly S_ratti_ED321, chromosome : X genome contains:
- a CDS encoding Transposase, ISXO2-like domain-containing protein, whose translation is MREVCAASLERENSGKIGGEGRIVEVDESLFTEGRTMQGEFYHGYGFLEDNVAEGSTIYTDSWKSYRTSELEAQGFTHFKVNHKYHFVDPESGAHTQTIERMWGSAKWRNKKQRGTSRNMLDSYLAEFMWRQRNKEENPFLQILRDIATFWPPEENT
- a CDS encoding CTP synthase 2 encodes the protein MQQQNEVNNDVKIILVTGGIISGVEKGIISSSLGVLMKASGYRVSATKIDSYINVDAGTFSPLEHGEVYVLDDGSEVDLDLGNYEHFLNIRLRCDNNITTGKIYRHVIENERRGDYLGKTVQTVPHITDAISKWIERVAQIPVDGSQDKPHVCIVELGGTIGDIEAGLTPDLIICRSENKLTDNLKNKICQFGLIDSKQIIGVYDCKNIYHVPSLLQKHGIIELIKKRLCLDSSNKLAKTVGVTNMFQWFKFANIVDTFTETINIVLVGKYVQIEDAYALINKALKHAATHAKRNVKINYIQSQDLEIETEEKIKKSGFGKRRVEGKILACQYARENKVPFLSVCLGMQCAAVEFARNVFGF
- a CDS encoding CTP synthase 2, with translation MPEHVRKNVDMEGTIRLGLKKNFFLTKECKLQKLYKSVIIKERHRHRYEVKPTIVPKLSEAGLLFVGIGVDNSSNTYINQKKTLSANNLIKMTTSSHSESLLQTVNKICSISSDDKSNTNVCMEILEMRDHPYFVGCQYHPEYLSHPITLSPPFFGLLLAASGQIEEFFL